One part of the Trichomycterus rosablanca isolate fTriRos1 chromosome 25, fTriRos1.hap1, whole genome shotgun sequence genome encodes these proteins:
- the selenop2 gene encoding selenoprotein Pb, with translation MQAVLALCLALLLAPVWTSALIVERENSASLICKQAPHWEVNGYAPMKGLMGSVVVVALLKASUHFCLTQAAKIGPLRDKLVRGNLTDVAFMIVNEQDAHSRAMYWELKRRAAKGIPVYQQSPLQTDVWEVLQGDKDDFLVYDRCGQLTFHIMLPYSYLHSPYVEAAIRATYHRDICNCTLDSNFTALNSSSTVEENQKQNVTAEEAEISSNHQHHDHHGHSGHSRSHEPPITTKPVFTKPRTERNHMHDHAEHDGPGTHKHH, from the exons ATGCAGGCCGTCCTGGCTCTGTGCTTGGCCCTGCTCCTGGCCCCGGTCTGGACCTCGGCGCTGATTGTGGAGAGGGAGAACAGCGCCTCGCTGATCTGTAAACAGGCGCCGCACTGGGAGGTCAACGGTTACGCTCCTATGAAGGGCTTGATGGgaagtgtggtggtggtagcactGCTGAAGGCCAGCTGACACTTCTGTCTCACGCAGGCCGCCAA AATCGGCCCCCTGCGTGATAAACTGGTCAGGGGAAACCTGACGGACGTGGCGTTCATGATCGTGAACGAGCAGGACGCCCATTCCAGAGCCATGTACTGGGAGCTAAAGAGACGGGCAGCCAAGGGCATCCCAGTGTACCAGCAGAGCCCGCTGCAGACCGACGTCTGGGAGGTCCTGCAGGGTGACAAGGACGACTTTTTAGTCTACGATCG GTGTGGCCAGCTCACGTTTCACATCATGTTGCCGTACAGTTACCTTCACTCCCCGTACGTGGAAGCAGCCATCAGAGCCACGTACCACCGAGACATCTGCAACTGCACA ctCGATTCCAACTTTACTGCCCTGAACAGCAGCTCGACCGTGGAGGAGAATCAGAAGCAGAACGTCACCGCAGAAGAGGCTGAAATTAGCAGCAACCATCAACACCATGATCACCACGGTCATTCAGGCCACAGCCGTAGTCATGAACCTCCGATCACAACGAAGCCGGTCTTTACCAAACCCAGAACTGAGAGGAATCACATGCATGATCACGCAGAGCATGATGGACcaggcacacacaaacaccattaG
- the si:ch73-382f3.1 gene encoding 52 kDa repressor of the inhibitor of the protein kinase: MGGCSAPNCSNSSTNGKQLFRFPKDPTRMKKWLENCRKNSATPCTRLCQDHFEESQFEEIARSTAGGRKLKPNAVPTLFNVSNPLSLITPHSNLPLKPETEKDLNVGDHGYARRQTNADLEEELLRTNEEAPCSLCPHYKTQLEQQQQHTARLRREVEEMRRHLHRLTRMEKGLQMFLSEDQIRALTLAKRSRRAAWSHSTVLAARKIRSAVGVKGYEFLRELGYPLPSNRTVCNRLEPKMMINASIQEDLAELGLGIITACDSPEENVAGDEGFIGMIA; encoded by the exons ATGGGTGGATGTTCTGCACCAAACTGCTCCAACTCGTCAACGAACGGCAAGCAGCTTTTTCGTTTCCCGAAGGATCCGACACGGATGAAAAAGTGGCTTGAGAACTGTCGGAAGAATTCTGCGACACCCTGCACCAGACTCTGCCAG GATCATTTTGAGGAGAGCCAGTTTGAGGAGATCGCCAGGTCAACTGCAGGAGGGAGGAAGTTAAAACCCAATGCGGTTCCCACACTGTTTAACGTGTCCAACCCTCTCTCACTGATTACACCTCACAGCAACCTTCCACTGAAACCTGAAACAG AGAAAGATTTGAACGTCGGGGATCACGGTTACGCCCGTCGGCAGACGAATGCCGATCTGGAGGAAGAGCTACTGAGGACAAACGAAGAGGCGCCTTGTTCTCTGTGTCCGCACTACAAAACACAGCTGGAGCAGCAACAGCAGCACACGGCCCGTCTGCGGAGAGAG GTGGAGGAGATGAGGAGGCACTTGCACCGGCTCACCAGGATGGAGAAAGGACTGCAGATGTTCCTGTCCGAGGACCAGATCCGGGCTCTGACCCTGGCCAAACGCTCACGCCGCGCCGCCTGGTCACACAGCACGGTCCTGGCCGCCCGCAAGATCCGCAGCGCCGTGGGGGTGAAAGGGTACGAGTTCCTGCGAGAGCTGGGCTACCCGCTTCCCTCGAACCGAACTGTGTGTAACCGCCTGGAACCCAAAATGATGATAAACGCCAGCATTCAGGAGGACCTGGCAGAACTGGGACTGGGAATCATCACCGCATGTGACAGTCCTGAGGAGAACGTGGCGGGTGATGAAGGTTTTATCGGAATGATCGCATAg
- the toe1 gene encoding target of EGR1 protein 1 — protein sequence MSSSLVVPVIDVQSNNFKELWPAMVLSFKTASFIALDTELSGLGSRKALLAESIEDRYKAICHAARTRSILSLGIACYKKLSEKAESTYLVQVYNLTLLCAEEYIIEPQSVKFLVQHGFDFNKQYAQGVPYDKGNDKGGDAHGTTMRTIFTELLRANKPLVVHNGLIDMVFLYQCFYAHLPERLGTFTADLSDMFPAGIYDTKYSTEYELRFTASYLEYAYKKCKLENGRWIEAGRDGPGVFLEFCSYSGRLQSYVDFRPCVDGSDHDGSLNVCAQFSAYGWCPNGAQCHMSHDTDLIIRQDEKNKEDKKRKRKRRKKKQRAEEEEEAEDGTSQDKRARLVDQEDPEQKVQDAQDVQEASMEQNVQPSGNKSDAPPAPDANGREKKAEGGTHRAGFDAFMTGYVFAFTSARRETSEEPGEHAWIPGCQNKLYLSGKCVPLHVAKSSFSRSSRAHVVKMEQVWGKRIPENSAGKAD from the exons ATGAGCTCCTCTTTGGTAGTGCCAGTGATAGATGTACAGAGCAATAATTTTAAGGAGTTATGGCCTGCCATGGTGCTCTCCTTTAAAACAGCTTCATTTATCGCCCTGGACACG GAACTGAGTGGTCTTGGATCAAGAAAAGCTCTTCTAGCAGA GTCAATCGAGGATCGATACAAAGCGATATGTCACGCTGCTCGTACGCGCTCCATACTGTCCCTCGGAATTGCCTGCTACAAGAAACTCAGTGAAAAG GCCGAGAGTACGTACCTGGTTCAGGTGTATAACCTGACGCTACTGTGTGCGGAGGAGTACATCATCGAGCCCCAGTCTGTAAAGTTCCTGGTTCAGCATGGCTTCGACTTCAATAAACAGTACGCGCAGGGGGTTCCGTACGACAAGGGCAACGATAAG GGTGGAGACGCTCATGGCACGACCATGCGCACGATATTCACCGAGCTCCTCCGTGCCAACAAGCCCCTGGTGGTCCATAACGGCCTGATCGACATGGTCTTCCTGTACCAGTGCTTCTACGCCCACCTGCCCGAGCGACTCGGGACCTTCACGGCGGATTTATCAGACATGTTTCCCGCCGGGATTTACGACACCAAGTACAGCACGGAGTACGAACTGCGCTTCACCGCCTCGTACCTGGAGTACGCCTACAAAAAATG TAAACTGGAGAACGGCAGATGGATCGAGGCGGGTCGGGACGGACCCGGCGTGTTCTTGGAGTTTTGTAGTTACTCCGGACGGCTGCAGAGCTACGTGGATTTCAGACCCTGCGTGGACGGCTCGGACCACGACGGCAGCCTGAACGTCTGCGCTCAGTTCTCC GCGTATGGATGGTGCCCGAACGGTGCCCAGTGCCACATGTCACATGACACAGACCTCATCATCCGACAGGACGAGAAAAACAAAGAGgataaaaagagaaagaggaagcGCAGGAAGAAGAAGCAGCGTgccgaggaggaggaggaagcggAGGATGGGACGTCCCAAGATAAAAGAGCTCGTCTGGTCGATCAGGAAGACCCAGAACAGAAGGTCCAGGACGCTCAGGACGTTCAGGAGGCCTCGATGGAGCAGAACGTCCAGCCGAGCGGAAATAAAAGCGACGCTCCTCCCGCGCCGGACGCGAACGGCAGAGAGAAGAAAGCGGAGGGAGGGACGCACCGAGCGGGGTTCGACGCCTTCATGACCGGGTACGTGTTCGCCTTCACCAGCGCTCGGCGCGAGACCTCGGAGGAACCCGGCGAGCACGCGTGGATCCCGGGCTGTCAGAACAAGCTCTACCTGAGCGGCAAGTGCGTTCCGCTGCACGTAGCCAAGAGCAGCTTCTCCAGGTCGTCCAGAGCTCACGTGGTGAAGATGGAGCAGGTCTGGGGGAAGCGGATCCCGGAGAACAGCGCCGGCAAGGCAGActga